Proteins encoded together in one Mannheimia haemolytica window:
- a CDS encoding Helix-turn-helix domain: MNTIQASKLFESLSSPIRLAIFQQLTAAGSTGMIAGDLAKQLNLAPNNVSFHLKSLLHSGLVRVVQEGRHMRYFAELDLMMALTHFLTQNCCSQTGESCQ, encoded by the coding sequence ATGAATACGATACAAGCAAGCAAACTCTTTGAGAGCCTGTCTTCTCCGATAAGACTGGCGATTTTTCAACAACTTACCGCCGCAGGCAGTACTGGCATGATTGCTGGCGACTTGGCAAAACAGCTTAACCTTGCCCCGAATAATGTGTCTTTTCATCTAAAAAGCCTGTTGCATTCGGGGCTTGTGCGTGTGGTGCAGGAAGGACGGCACATGCGTTATTTTGCCGAGCTGGATTTGATGATGGCATTGACCCATTTTCTGACCCAAAACTGCTGTTCTCAAACAGGCGAATCTTGCCAGTGA
- the arsC_2 gene encoding Arsenate reductase — protein sequence MNITIYHNPNCGTSRNVLALIRHAGIEPQVIEYLKNPPSETILRNLIKRMGITPRQLLRTNVVPYETLGLQNEKLSDDELISAMLCEPILINRPIVVSEKGVKLCRPSETVLAFLPPFAIPFVKEDGEIINHKE from the coding sequence ATGAACATTACCATTTATCACAACCCAAACTGCGGTACTTCACGCAATGTGCTGGCACTCATCCGCCACGCTGGTATTGAGCCACAAGTGATTGAATATTTGAAAAATCCGCCAAGTGAAACGATTTTGCGTAATTTAATCAAACGCATGGGCATCACGCCCCGCCAGTTACTTAGGACGAATGTAGTGCCGTATGAAACGCTTGGTTTGCAAAACGAAAAGTTAAGCGATGACGAACTCATTTCCGCCATGCTTTGTGAACCGATTTTAATCAATCGTCCGATTGTGGTGAGCGAAAAAGGCGTGAAATTATGCCGTCCGTCCGAAACAGTTTTGGCATTTTTACCGCCTTTTGCGATCCCGTTTGTCAAAGAAGACGGCGAAATTATTAATCATAAGGAGTAA
- the hmrR_2 gene encoding Copper export regulator, with product MNIGQASKATGLSIKQIRDYEKVGLLSNTSRSASGYRIYGNDTLDRLKFIAKARGVGFSLAQIGELLALKDNPHRKSCEVKALANMHIEFLTQKIEELTQMKATLQAWSDACTGDNAPDCPILKGLAESGEDKG from the coding sequence ATGAACATCGGTCAAGCGTCCAAAGCCACAGGGCTGTCCATCAAGCAAATCCGTGATTATGAAAAAGTCGGTTTGTTATCAAACACTTCACGCAGTGCATCAGGCTATCGTATTTATGGCAATGATACGCTTGACCGCCTAAAATTCATCGCCAAAGCAAGGGGCGTGGGCTTTTCGCTTGCCCAAATTGGCGAGCTTTTGGCACTGAAAGACAATCCACACCGCAAAAGCTGTGAAGTCAAAGCGTTGGCAAATATGCACATTGAATTTTTGACCCAGAAAATCGAAGAACTGACACAGATGAAAGCCACCTTGCAGGCGTGGAGCGACGCCTGCACCGGCGACAACGCCCCCGACTGCCCGATTTTAAAAGGCTTGGCGGAGAGCGGTGAGGATAAGGGCTGA
- the mco_1 gene encoding Multicopper oxidase mco, producing MKRRDFLRYGIGISLASSSLYSLANMMNHAQHGNMAMMHSVPTGLMPTEAMPSGLSLNGILPKLANQSTQAGLFKATLKAEPIKIRLADNKETEFWAYNGQLPGPQIEVFEGDTVEIEFINHLPQPSTVHWHGLDVPNEADGNPMDMVEPQGKKVYRFTLPQGSAGTYWYHPHPHDHVSEQVYKGLAGTFVVKAKNDPLAHLPEQHWVISDLRLNADGTIPANTMLDWMNGREGEFVLINGQYQPQIQVKTNERIRLWNATSARYFRLNIPGVKWIVVGTEGGLLEKPRSPVDELLLTPAERVEVIMVGETQGTVNLQSGYYDRRKMMVQEQPKDLTLATIQVKSEPVQLPESLRSLPNWDEPKQVRQIRFSEKMMNHTNMPMMNHGTHHATTTLTDNPIPPMMNGMFLINGQTFDMNRIDFVTKLNEVEQWEIFNESHMDHPFHLHGTQFEVIQHTLNGKTFKPEGRALKDVVNLRPYEKVIIRFKQGHTGLKMYHCHILEHENLGMMGMFKVE from the coding sequence ATGAAACGTCGAGATTTTTTACGTTATGGAATTGGAATTAGCTTAGCCAGTAGCTCGCTTTATAGCCTCGCGAATATGATGAACCACGCACAACATGGCAATATGGCGATGATGCATTCAGTACCTACTGGCCTAATGCCAACTGAGGCAATGCCTTCAGGTTTATCGCTTAATGGGATATTACCAAAACTTGCTAATCAATCGACTCAAGCTGGACTGTTCAAAGCCACTTTAAAAGCAGAGCCAATTAAAATTCGCCTCGCAGACAATAAAGAAACGGAATTTTGGGCTTATAACGGACAACTACCAGGGCCACAAATTGAAGTATTTGAAGGAGATACCGTAGAAATTGAATTTATCAATCACCTACCACAACCCTCAACAGTACATTGGCACGGCTTAGATGTACCAAATGAGGCGGATGGTAACCCGATGGATATGGTTGAACCGCAAGGGAAAAAAGTCTATCGCTTTACGCTACCTCAAGGCAGTGCTGGGACATATTGGTACCACCCTCATCCACATGACCATGTTTCCGAACAAGTCTATAAAGGCTTAGCAGGCACTTTCGTTGTTAAAGCGAAAAATGATCCGCTTGCACACCTTCCTGAACAACATTGGGTGATTTCCGATCTGCGTTTAAATGCCGATGGCACCATTCCAGCAAACACGATGTTAGATTGGATGAACGGTCGTGAGGGTGAATTTGTGTTAATCAACGGTCAATATCAGCCCCAGATTCAAGTGAAAACGAATGAACGAATCCGTCTTTGGAATGCCACTAGCGCTCGTTATTTTCGTTTAAACATTCCAGGGGTGAAATGGATTGTGGTGGGTACCGAAGGTGGTTTACTTGAAAAACCTCGCTCGCCTGTTGATGAACTGCTACTTACACCAGCCGAACGCGTTGAAGTGATTATGGTGGGTGAAACGCAAGGAACAGTCAATTTACAAAGCGGTTATTATGATCGCCGTAAGATGATGGTTCAAGAACAGCCTAAAGATCTCACTTTAGCCACAATTCAGGTGAAATCAGAACCTGTTCAGTTACCTGAAAGCTTAAGGTCCTTGCCTAACTGGGATGAGCCAAAGCAGGTTCGCCAAATTCGCTTTAGTGAAAAAATGATGAACCATACGAATATGCCAATGATGAATCACGGTACACATCACGCTACTACAACACTAACGGACAACCCTATTCCACCAATGATGAATGGTATGTTCTTAATCAACGGTCAAACCTTTGATATGAACCGTATTGATTTTGTTACCAAATTGAATGAAGTGGAACAGTGGGAAATCTTCAATGAAAGCCATATGGATCATCCATTCCATTTACACGGCACTCAATTTGAAGTAATTCAACATACGTTAAACGGTAAAACCTTTAAGCCAGAAGGCAGAGCGTTAAAAGATGTGGTTAATTTACGCCCTTATGAAAAAGTGATTATTCGCTTTAAGCAAGGACATACTGGGTTGAAAATGTACCATTGCCATATTTTAGAACATGAAAATCTCGGTATGATGGGGATGTTTAAAGTGGAATAG
- a CDS encoding quinone oxidoreductase, NADPH-dependent has product MTKQIQFTKTGSPDVLQIVDVQIPAPKSGEVQIQMHALGLKAKIIITSFKYTYTSV; this is encoded by the coding sequence ATGACCAAACAAATTCAATTTACAAAAACAGGTTCGCCTGATGTCCTGCAAATCGTTGATGTACAAATCCCCGCCCCCAAATCGGGCGAAGTGCAAATCCAAATGCACGCTTTGGGGCTAAAGGCAAAAATCATAATCACATCATTTAAGTACACTTACACCAGCGTGTAA
- a CDS encoding Protein of uncharacterised function, DUF: MKLHKFTRSLLLLSLGITAFAQAQTLSMEVWKSPTCGCCNEWISYMQKNGFEVKVNETGNYDAHKRFNIKYEHASCHTAVIDGYVIEGHVPAEDIKRLLAEKPDAIGLSAPGMPIGSPGMDGEAYGGRKDPYDVVLIKKNGESEVFKSYNQ, from the coding sequence ATGAAATTACATAAATTCACCCGCTCATTGTTGCTTTTAAGTTTAGGCATAACCGCTTTTGCTCAAGCACAAACACTTTCTATGGAAGTGTGGAAAAGCCCGACTTGTGGCTGTTGTAATGAATGGATCAGCTATATGCAGAAAAACGGTTTTGAGGTTAAAGTCAACGAAACAGGCAATTATGATGCTCATAAGCGCTTTAACATTAAATATGAACATGCTTCTTGCCACACAGCCGTGATTGATGGCTATGTGATTGAAGGACATGTACCTGCTGAGGATATCAAACGTTTACTCGCAGAAAAACCCGATGCAATAGGCTTGTCTGCACCGGGAATGCCAATTGGTTCACCAGGTATGGACGGTGAAGCATACGGCGGACGCAAAGATCCTTATGATGTTGTTTTGATTAAGAAAAACGGTGAAAGTGAAGTGTTTAAATCCTATAACCAATAG
- the actP gene encoding Copper-transporting P-type ATPase gives MKQETHKPPKHHECRHGHGQHRPVQTPSDAAAASGYTCPMHPEIRQDRPGNCPLCGMALEPLMPELDDDNPELRDFSRRFWYTLPLTAAVLVLAMFGERLNLIDMAAQSWVELVLSLPIVLWAGLPFFSRGWQSLANRSPNMWTLIALGTGAAFVYSVVATAAPGIFPASFVSMGRVGVYFEAAAVIISLTLLGQMLELKARSQTSAAIKTLLGLAPKTARRIDPGGAEEDVPLSHIHIGDLLRVRPGEKVPVDGVVVEGASSVDESMLTGEPLPVRKATGDKVIGATLNTGGALVIRSERIGSETVLSQIVQMVAQAQRSKAPMQRMADGVAGYFVLAVVAVAVATFFVWGVFGPQPSWVFGLINAVAVLIIACPCALGLATPMSVMVATGRGAGRGILFRDAAAIENLRRVDTLVIDKTGTLTEGRPAFDRAVAAAGFSAEEVLRLAASLDQGSEHPLADAIVQAARAQQLKLSKPEQFDSGSGIGVSGVVEGRALALGNTAFMQQNGLSVEPLFEQAESLRSEGASVIYLAADGHLAGLLAVSDPVKDSTPEALASLKAAGLRIIMATGDGLTTANAVGAKLGINEVHGEVKPADKLALIERLQNEGRVVAMAGDGINDAPALAKADVGIAMGTGTDVAMSSAQITLVKGDLRGIATARKLSEATVRNMKENLLFAFLYNGLGVPVAAGVLYPFTGWLLSPMIAALAMSLSSASVVGNALRLNNSRL, from the coding sequence ATGAAGCAAGAAACACACAAACCGCCCAAACACCACGAGTGCCGACACGGACACGGACAGCACCGCCCTGTGCAGACACCGTCCGATGCAGCGGCTGCTTCGGGCTACACCTGCCCGATGCATCCGGAAATCCGGCAAGACCGCCCCGGCAACTGCCCTCTTTGCGGTATGGCATTGGAGCCGCTGATGCCTGAATTGGACGACGACAATCCGGAGCTGCGTGATTTTTCCCGACGCTTTTGGTACACGCTGCCCCTGACGGCGGCAGTGCTGGTGCTGGCGATGTTCGGCGAGCGTCTGAACCTGATTGATATGGCCGCACAAAGCTGGGTAGAGCTGGTGCTGTCGCTGCCGATCGTGCTGTGGGCGGGGCTGCCGTTTTTCTCACGGGGTTGGCAGTCGCTGGCAAACCGTAGTCCCAATATGTGGACGCTGATTGCACTGGGAACGGGTGCAGCCTTCGTTTACAGCGTTGTTGCCACCGCTGCACCCGGCATCTTTCCGGCATCGTTTGTATCGATGGGGCGGGTCGGCGTGTATTTTGAGGCGGCGGCCGTCATCATCTCGCTGACCTTGCTCGGCCAGATGCTCGAACTCAAAGCCCGGTCGCAGACTTCGGCGGCAATCAAGACCCTGCTCGGACTGGCGCCCAAAACCGCACGGCGTATCGACCCGGGCGGTGCTGAAGAAGATGTGCCGCTCAGCCACATCCACATCGGCGACCTTCTGCGTGTGCGCCCCGGCGAAAAAGTGCCTGTCGATGGCGTGGTGGTTGAGGGCGCAAGCTCGGTAGATGAATCGATGCTGACCGGCGAGCCGCTGCCGGTGCGCAAAGCCACCGGCGACAAAGTCATCGGCGCCACGCTCAACACCGGCGGTGCGCTCGTCATCCGCTCCGAGCGCATCGGTTCGGAAACCGTGCTTTCGCAGATTGTCCAGATGGTGGCCCAGGCGCAGCGCTCCAAAGCACCGATGCAGCGTATGGCCGACGGGGTGGCAGGCTATTTCGTACTGGCGGTTGTCGCCGTCGCCGTTGCCACTTTCTTTGTCTGGGGCGTGTTCGGCCCGCAACCGTCTTGGGTGTTCGGGTTGATCAACGCCGTTGCGGTCTTGATTATCGCCTGCCCCTGTGCACTGGGACTGGCCACGCCGATGTCGGTGATGGTCGCCACAGGACGCGGGGCAGGCAGGGGCATATTGTTCCGTGATGCCGCCGCTATCGAAAACTTGCGGCGAGTAGACACTTTGGTGATTGATAAAACCGGCACACTCACCGAAGGCCGACCCGCCTTTGACCGTGCCGTTGCGGCAGCAGGCTTTTCCGCCGAAGAAGTGCTGCGTTTGGCCGCCAGCTTGGATCAGGGCAGCGAACACCCGCTGGCCGACGCCATTGTGCAGGCCGCACGGGCACAACAGCTGAAGCTGAGCAAACCCGAACAGTTTGATTCAGGCAGCGGCATCGGCGTGAGCGGCGTGGTTGAAGGGCGTGCGCTGGCACTAGGCAACACGGCGTTTATGCAGCAGAACGGGCTTAGCGTCGAACCACTGTTCGAGCAGGCCGAATCCCTGCGCAGTGAAGGTGCCAGCGTGATATATCTGGCTGCGGACGGACATCTTGCGGGACTGCTTGCCGTCTCCGATCCTGTAAAAGACAGCACCCCCGAAGCATTGGCCTCGCTCAAAGCAGCCGGCCTGCGCATCATTATGGCAACCGGCGACGGATTGACCACGGCAAACGCCGTGGGCGCAAAACTGGGCATCAACGAAGTGCACGGTGAAGTCAAGCCCGCCGACAAACTGGCACTGATCGAGCGGCTTCAGAACGAAGGGCGGGTGGTCGCAATGGCAGGCGACGGCATCAACGATGCCCCCGCACTGGCCAAAGCCGATGTCGGCATCGCAATGGGTACCGGCACCGATGTGGCAATGAGCAGTGCACAAATCACGCTGGTCAAAGGCGATTTGCGGGGTATTGCCACCGCACGCAAATTGTCTGAGGCCACCGTGCGCAATATGAAGGAAAACCTGTTATTTGCCTTCTTATACAACGGCCTGGGGGTTCCCGTTGCCGCCGGCGTGCTGTACCCCTTTACCGGCTGGCTGCTCTCGCCGATGATTGCCGCACTGGCGATGAGCCTAAGCTCGGCATCCGTGGTCGGCAACGCTCTGCGGCTGAACAACAGCAGGCTATGA
- the hmrR_3 gene encoding Copper export regulator translates to MNIGQASKSTQLSVKQIRDYEKAGLLINPSRSEAGYRIYNSNDIARLKFIAKARSVGFSLAQIGELLALQDNPHRTSAQVKTLTASHIDFLSNKIKELKSMQHTLQVWSDACGGDDNPDCPILKGLGDF, encoded by the coding sequence ATGAACATCGGACAAGCGTCTAAATCTACCCAACTTTCCGTCAAACAAATCCGTGATTATGAAAAAGCAGGCTTATTAATTAACCCATCACGCAGTGAAGCAGGTTATCGGATTTATAATTCCAATGACATCGCTCGGCTAAAATTCATCGCCAAAGCCCGCAGCGTCGGTTTTTCGCTTGCACAGATTGGCGAGCTTTTGGCACTGCAAGACAATCCACACCGCACAAGTGCTCAGGTCAAAACGCTCACCGCCAGTCATATTGATTTTTTATCCAATAAAATCAAAGAATTAAAATCAATGCAACACACCCTGCAAGTGTGGAGCGATGCCTGCGGGGGCGATGACAATCCCGACTGCCCTATCTTAAAAGGCTTGGGCGATTTTTAA
- a CDS encoding Protein of uncharacterised function (DUF2933), with product MNTLSKLAKNKKALLVLAAAAFAVIAFAKPALLPFALLMLCPLMHLFMHGGHGSHGTHNAKTEAVKITHRPNLDTGDK from the coding sequence ATGAACACCCTAAGCAAACTGGCAAAAAACAAAAAAGCCCTGTTGGTATTGGCGGCTGCCGCCTTCGCCGTCATCGCCTTTGCCAAGCCCGCACTTTTGCCCTTCGCCCTGTTGATGCTCTGCCCCCTGATGCACCTGTTTATGCACGGCGGACACGGCAGCCACGGCACGCACAATGCCAAAACCGAAGCGGTGAAGATAACACACCGCCCCAATCTTGACACAGGAGACAAATAA
- a CDS encoding Protein of uncharacterised function, DUF, with product MNKSFFGKTLALSAVLASVAGVGWMLANPAPAEAKPVLEVYKSPSCGCCGEWVKHMQDNGFSVKIHDTGNSQIRTQMGISPKYGSCHTAVIDGYAVEGHTPASEVKRLLAERPDAVGIAVPAMPIGSPGMDGEAYGGRKDPYDVLLLGKNGTHSVYQSYP from the coding sequence ATGAACAAATCCTTTTTTGGCAAAACCTTGGCCCTATCAGCCGTCTTGGCAAGCGTGGCAGGCGTAGGCTGGATGCTCGCCAACCCCGCCCCCGCAGAGGCCAAACCCGTACTGGAAGTGTACAAAAGCCCAAGTTGCGGCTGCTGCGGCGAATGGGTCAAGCATATGCAGGACAACGGTTTTAGCGTGAAAATCCACGACACCGGCAACAGCCAAATCCGCACACAAATGGGCATATCGCCCAAATACGGCTCCTGCCACACCGCCGTGATTGACGGCTACGCCGTCGAAGGGCACACGCCCGCATCAGAAGTCAAACGCCTGCTTGCCGAACGCCCCGACGCCGTCGGCATCGCCGTGCCCGCAATGCCCATTGGCTCGCCGGGAATGGACGGTGAAGCGTACGGCGGCCGAAAAGACCCCTACGATGTGCTGCTGCTGGGCAAAAACGGCACGCACAGCGTGTACCAAAGTTATCCTTGA
- the mco_2 gene encoding Multicopper oxidase mco has translation MDRRKFLLYGIGIGAAGASWYALSRFGMNGQPMDMGGQGHQMASGTMGGMGNMQGTGKLMPSEMMPSGQPLKDLPRLANASSQAGVFQAAITAAPVKITMAGGKETEFWAYNGQLPGPQIEVYEGDTVEITVTNRLPQPTTVHWHGLDVPNDADGNPQDPIEPGQSKTYRFTLPEGSAGTYWYHPHPHNYVSEQVYKGLAGTLIVKAKNDVLAHSEQHWLISNLRLNEDGSIPPNTMLDWMNGREGEFVLINGQYRPKIKLSGNERLRIWNATSARYLRLKIKGVQWIVVGTDGGLLEKPLAPADELFLAPAERVEVFAVGQAQTTAELTSLYYDRRKMMVQEKAADLNLGEVQFTPADAALPAALRTLPALPAPVVKREVVFSEQMKPMQNTQSQGGMQGMDHGAMAGEMAGAMQNTIPQDMVGVFLVNGKTFDMKRVDFVGNEGDVEEWTLANQSHMDHPFHLHGTQFEVLQTSLNGNTAPAPYRARKDTVNLRPGETAVIRFIQGNKGLKMFHCHILEHENLGMMAMLQVK, from the coding sequence ATGGATCGCAGAAAATTTTTACTCTACGGCATCGGCATCGGTGCGGCGGGCGCGTCTTGGTATGCCTTGTCGCGCTTCGGAATGAACGGGCAGCCTATGGATATGGGCGGCCAAGGGCACCAAATGGCGTCCGGCACGATGGGCGGTATGGGCAATATGCAGGGAACGGGAAAACTGATGCCGTCTGAAATGATGCCTTCGGGCCAGCCGCTTAAAGATTTGCCTAGGCTTGCCAACGCTTCATCGCAGGCGGGCGTGTTTCAGGCAGCCATTACGGCCGCGCCGGTGAAAATCACAATGGCGGGCGGCAAAGAAACCGAGTTTTGGGCGTATAACGGGCAGCTGCCCGGGCCGCAGATTGAAGTGTACGAGGGCGATACGGTGGAAATCACCGTAACCAACCGCCTGCCGCAGCCCACCACCGTGCACTGGCACGGGCTGGATGTGCCCAACGACGCCGACGGTAACCCACAAGACCCGATAGAGCCGGGGCAGAGCAAAACCTACCGCTTCACCCTGCCCGAGGGCAGCGCCGGCACTTACTGGTATCACCCGCACCCGCACAATTATGTTTCCGAGCAGGTCTACAAAGGGCTGGCCGGTACGCTCATCGTCAAAGCCAAAAACGATGTGCTCGCCCACAGCGAACAGCACTGGCTGATTTCCAACTTGCGCCTGAATGAAGACGGCAGCATTCCGCCCAACACAATGCTCGACTGGATGAACGGGCGTGAAGGCGAATTCGTGCTGATTAACGGGCAATACCGCCCGAAAATCAAGCTCTCCGGCAACGAGCGCCTGCGTATCTGGAACGCCACCAGCGCCCGCTACCTGCGCCTGAAAATCAAAGGTGTGCAGTGGATTGTGGTCGGCACCGACGGCGGCCTCTTGGAAAAACCGCTTGCCCCCGCCGACGAGCTGTTTTTAGCCCCCGCCGAGCGGGTGGAAGTGTTCGCCGTCGGTCAGGCGCAGACCACGGCCGAACTCACCAGCCTGTACTACGACCGCCGCAAAATGATGGTGCAGGAAAAAGCCGCCGACCTGAACCTGGGCGAAGTGCAATTCACCCCCGCCGATGCCGCCCTGCCTGCCGCCTTGCGCACACTGCCTGCGCTGCCTGCGCCTGTGGTCAAGCGTGAAGTGGTGTTCAGCGAACAAATGAAGCCGATGCAAAACACGCAAAGCCAAGGCGGTATGCAGGGAATGGATCACGGCGCAATGGCGGGTGAAATGGCGGGCGCGATGCAAAACACCATTCCCCAAGATATGGTAGGCGTGTTTTTGGTCAACGGTAAAACCTTCGATATGAAGCGCGTGGACTTTGTCGGCAACGAAGGCGATGTCGAAGAATGGACGCTGGCCAACCAAAGCCATATGGATCACCCCTTCCACCTGCACGGCACGCAGTTTGAAGTGCTGCAAACCAGCCTGAACGGCAACACCGCCCCCGCGCCTTACCGCGCCCGCAAAGACACGGTCAACCTGCGCCCGGGCGAAACCGCCGTCATCCGCTTTATCCAAGGAAACAAGGGTCTCAAAATGTTCCACTGCCATATCTTGGAACACGAAAATCTGGGAATGATGGCAATGTTGCAAGTGAAATAA
- a CDS encoding arsenical-resistance protein, producing the protein MGLFERFLSLWVALAIVLGVVLGVWLPNVFQWVASLEVAHVNLPVAILIWLMIYPMMIQIDWSAIKDVGKKPKGLFLTLFINWLVKPFTMAVFGWLFFRVFFAGWVDAQSAQEYIAGMILLGVAPCTAMVFVWSQLVKGDPNYTLVQVSVNDLIMIVAYAPIAGVLLGVSDIEIPWNTLILSTVLYVLLPLLAGWLTRSYLQKSGKSVAQFSGSLKPFSVMGLILTVVLLFAFQAQTIIANPLIILLIAIPLLAQTYGIFALAHVLAKWLKLPHEISAPACLIGTSNFFELAVAVAISLFGLHSGAALATVVGVLVEVPVMLSLVWWINRKSLGNKGV; encoded by the coding sequence ATGGGGTTGTTTGAACGTTTTTTAAGCCTTTGGGTGGCGTTGGCGATTGTGCTGGGCGTGGTTTTGGGTGTTTGGTTGCCCAATGTATTTCAATGGGTTGCATCTTTGGAAGTGGCTCATGTGAATTTGCCTGTGGCGATACTGATTTGGCTGATGATTTATCCGATGATGATTCAGATTGATTGGTCGGCAATCAAAGACGTGGGCAAAAAACCAAAGGGCTTATTTTTAACCTTATTTATCAACTGGTTGGTCAAGCCGTTTACGATGGCGGTGTTCGGCTGGTTGTTTTTTCGGGTGTTTTTTGCAGGTTGGGTGGACGCACAGTCGGCACAAGAATACATTGCCGGCATGATTTTGCTGGGTGTGGCACCGTGTACGGCAATGGTGTTTGTGTGGTCGCAACTGGTCAAAGGCGACCCCAATTACACTTTGGTGCAGGTTTCGGTCAATGATTTGATTATGATTGTGGCGTATGCTCCGATTGCAGGCGTATTGCTCGGCGTAAGCGACATAGAAATTCCGTGGAATACCTTGATTTTAAGCACGGTTTTGTATGTGCTGTTGCCCTTGCTGGCAGGCTGGCTTACCCGCTCTTATTTACAAAAATCGGGTAAATCGGTGGCACAATTTTCAGGCAGCCTAAAACCCTTTTCCGTGATGGGCTTGATTTTGACGGTGGTGTTGCTATTCGCCTTTCAAGCCCAAACCATTATTGCCAACCCTTTGATTATTCTGCTGATTGCTATTCCCCTGCTGGCACAGACTTACGGCATTTTTGCCTTGGCTCACGTTTTGGCAAAATGGCTCAAATTACCACACGAAATTTCCGCCCCTGCGTGCTTGATTGGCACGAGTAATTTTTTTGAATTGGCGGTGGCGGTGGCAATTTCTTTGTTCGGTTTGCATTCTGGGGCGGCATTGGCAACGGTGGTCGGTGTGCTGGTGGAAGTGCCTGTGATGCTCTCGCTGGTGTGGTGGATAAACCGAAAATCGCTGGGGAATAAAGGGGTGTAG